Genomic segment of Pseudobacteroides sp.:
GCTGATTAAATTTTCGATTAACGAATAATCTACTTTTTTATTTCCACGTCCCATAACCTTTTTACAATGCAAAGATGGAAAGTCTTCCTTCAAAAGAGCGTCTTTAGTCTTATTGATCATATCCATTCTTATTATGGCCATTATCTCTTTCATAAGCTTCTCCCCCCTTACAGCCCACTTGATCCTGAGCTTATTGTATAGGCTTCCTCAACAGGACTTACGAAGATTTTTCCGTCACCGAAAGCCCCTTTCTGCCCCGTCTTGGCGTTTTTCATTATCAATTTAATAACATCATCCTTGTCTTCATCTTTTATAACCATTATCAGCATTTCCTTGGGTATTTC
This window contains:
- a CDS encoding P-II family nitrogen regulator is translated as MLMVRAIIRPERVNTVLSELCDAGFPAVTKIDVMGRGKQRGVKVGDVFYDEIPKEMLIMVIKDEDKDDVIKLIMKNAKTGQKGAFGDGKIFVSPVEEAYTISSGSSGL